The following are from one region of the Etheostoma spectabile isolate EspeVRDwgs_2016 chromosome 2, UIUC_Espe_1.0, whole genome shotgun sequence genome:
- the nptxrb gene encoding neuronal pentraxin receptor b, with translation MVTHGGEQFSNAETEIEGALVRTERRAARGKQLRINIFCSLLIMKFVVVLVAAGTLAFLGAVICIIASVYPRKRDAPPGDNGTLTSENLFEPLEPGSVAHAGPLGALHGAESYDGENGLGGIGLEGPTLNELNHGEETGAGSAKQFSFSRLICTPVPVGECKTKDLRQQADDPLYGTGDEDWTYLRTTADDLRQTVLQQNDQILMDQRTIRELTGKLSECESGLEDERNIPERGVGVWSGNRRVMAGDDVSSSAAAQLQTARAVEELARAIMDLKDRIEKLEAEIGPAALNLTDTSVGTSGSSSSSSSSPAGNTGKAPAPPTGSASSPPAAAPPGGRRPASPAAPAPKPPSKGSPVRGKGTWRVEDLEGELERKIKMLEKERQAMRKETQGQHEKINKGIDTVNHRVTELEHTLTEPPFPDGFILSFPMRTNYMYGLVRKEITEMYAFTACVWLKAKEGGIGTPFSYSIPGQPNELVLLQGVHNPVELLINDKVAQLPLSLPQDEWQHICVSWTLRDGVWKAYQGGKMKGRGEGLAAWHPIKPGGVLILGQEQDTLGGHFDASQALVGELSQFNLWDRVLKPAEVAALAECSSSALGNIAPWTDQDVDVYGGATKESLDPCHAAQRSNPSSPKQ, from the exons ATGGTAACGCACGGAGGAGAGCAGTTTAGCAACGCGGAGACGGAGATCGAGGGAGCTCTGGTACGCACAGAGCGGAGGGCGGCGAGAGGAAAACAGCTCCGGATAAACATCTTCTGTAGCCTAT TGATAATGAAGTTCGTGGTGGTGCTTGTGGCAGCGGGCACCCTGGCCTTCCTCGGCGCGGTCATCTGCATCATCGCCAGTGTTTATCCCCGGAAACGTGACGCGCCTCCCGGCGACAACGGCACCCTGACATCGGAGAATCTGTTCGAGCCCCTGGAGCCCGGATCGGTGGCACACGCCGGACCGCTGGGCGCTCTGCACGGCGCTGAGTCCTACGATGGAGAGAACGGGCTCGGTGGCATCGGTCTGGAGGGTCCCACTCTGAACGAGCTCAACCACGGGGAGGAGACCGGCGCCGGGTCCGCGAAACAGTTCAGCTTCAGCCGGTTGATCTGCACGCCTGTACCGGTCGGAGAATGCAAGACCAAAGATCTGAGGCAGCAGGCGGACGACCCGCTGTACGGCACCGGGGACGAAGACTGGACTTATCTCCGGACCACAGCGGATGACCTCCGTCAGACGGTCCTGCAGCAGAACGACCAGATCCTCATGGACCAGAGGACCATCCGGGAGCTCACCGGGAAGCTGAGCGAGTGTGAGAGCGGCCTGGAGGACGAGAGGAACATCCCGGAGCGGGGCGTCGGGGTCTGGAGCGGCAACCGCCGCGTCATGGCCGGGGATGATGTGAGCTCCTCCGCCGCGGCGCAGCTGCAGACGGCGCGGGCTGTGGAGGAGCTGGCCAGGGCCATCATGGACCTGAAAGACCGCATCGAGAAACTCGAG GCGGAGATAGGCCCTGCTGCCTTGAACCTCACCGACACATCTGTAGGTacaagtggcagcagcagcagcagcagcagcagcccggCTGGTAACACCGGCAAGGCTCCCGCTCCGCCCACCGGCAGTGCTTCCTCCCCACCCGCAGCGGCTCCCCCGGGGGGTCGCCGTCCTGCCTCCCCCGCTGCACCTGCCCCCAAGCCCCCATCTAAGGGCTCCCCGGTGCGTGGAAAGGGCACCTGGAGGGTGGAGGACCTGGAGGGGGAGCTGGAGAGGAAGATAAAGATGTTGGAGAAGGAGCGTCAGGCCATGAGGAAGGAGACGCAGGGCCAACACGAGAAGATCAACAAGGGCATCGACACCGTCAATCACCGCGTCACCGAGCTGGAACACA CGCTGACAGAGCCGCCGTTCCCTGATGGCTTTATCCTCTCCTTCCCAATGCGAACTAACTACATGTACGGCCTGGTGAGAAAAGAGATCACAGAGATGTATGCCTTTACTGCCTGTGTGTGGCTGAAGGCAAAAGAAGGAGGCATCGGCACCCCCTTCTCCTACTCAATCCCGGGGCAGCCCAACGAGCTGGTGCTGCTGCAGGGAGTCCACAACCCTGTGGAGCTGCTCATCAATGACAAG GTGGCGCAGCTGCCTCTGTCTCTACCACAGGACGAGTGGCAGCACATCTGTGTCAGCTGGACCCTGAGGGACGGGGTGTGGAAAGCCTACCAGGGGGGGAAGATGAAGGGGAGAGGAGAAGGACTGGCTGCCTGGCATCCCATCAAACCAGGAGGAGTCCTCATACTGGGACAGGAACAG GATACATTGGGCGGGCATTTCGATGCCTCCCAGGCACTGGTGGGGGAGCTTTCCCAGTTCAACCTGTGGGATCGGGTGTTAAAGCCAGCAGAGGTTGCCGCCCTGGCCGAGTGCAGCTCCTCAGCACTGGGCAACATCGCCCCGTGGACCGACCAAGACGTCGATGTGTACGGGGGTGCCACCAAGGAGTCCCTGGACCCGTGCCACGCTGCCCAGAGATCCAACCCCTCCAGCCCCAAACAGTGA